ATGGGAATGTTTTCGTTGGGTTTTCGGGTATGTGTGAATGTCGACTTAAGTGTCGACTTAATATGAGCCCGCGTCTGTTcatttaatatcgatcgatgacagATGGtcttcatcgatcgacagacattATGTTTTCTtcagcagtttttttttttttttttttaatcctaaatattgtaaaactataaatggttgcctcccattcagcgcttATTTTAAGTCGTTAGCTTGACACGATGTTCGATTTTTCTAATTATCGGGCAGAGGGTCTAAGTTTATAGGCCCGATATTTGGCGGTTTAGCCCAATAGTGTTTTACTTGTTGGCCATTTACCTTGAATTCGTCtcctttattatttataagcGTAATGGCTCCATAAGGATTTACGTTCACGACAGTGAAAGGTCATGACGAACGAGATTGGAGTTTTTCGGGAAACATCGTTAGCCGAGAGTTATATAGCAGCACTTGATCATTTGTTTCAAAGTGTCTGGAAATGATCTTTTTATCATGAtatgctttctttttttctttgtatatctTTGACCTCTCATAGGCTAAATGTCTAATCTCATCCAGTTTGTTGAGCTGTACGAGCCTCCTTTCGGCAGctggtttgatgtcgaaatttaattatttgatgGCCCCGGCTGCCTTGTGTTCCAGCTCAACCGGTAAGTGACATGATTTTCCATATAGGAGGTGAAATGGGGTGGTTCCTAAAGGAGTTTTGAAGGCAGTCCGGTAAGCCCAGAGTGCATTGTCCAATTTTCTAGACCAATGTTTTCTAGACGTTCCCGCAGTCTTTTCTAGGATTTCTTTGATCTGTCGATTTGAGACTTCTACCTACCCGCTCGTCTGCGGGTGGTAGGGTGTAGCAACTCTATGGTGCACTCCGTTCTTCCGGAGTAGTCCTTCGAAAATTTTGTTAAATCCACCGTCGCTTATGACTACTCGGAGAATTCCAAATCTCGAAAAGATAATGCTTTAAAAAGCTTAATAACGACGGATGCATCGTTCGTTGGGGAAGCTACTGCTTCGACCCATTTTGACACATAATCAACAGCGACTAAGATGTATTTATTCCCGTAGGAGGAAGGGAAAAGACCCATTAAATCTATTCCCCATAGAATAGATTTATGTACCATTTCATGTCTTTTACTGATTTTTTCTCTCCGTTGACATCTGTCGCATTGTGCTATGAATGCATGGGCGTCACGAAACATggttggccaccagaatcctgcTTGAATGATTTTTGATACCGTTTTAAAGGTCGTAAAATGCCCAGCATAATCGGATCCATGGCATTGGAACAAAATGGCGTGTATCTCAGTTTCGGCGACGCAACGTCTATACATCCCGTCAGAGCAGTGTTTGTAGAGATATGGTTCATCCCAGTGATATCTCCTAACTTCTCTTAAAAAATTCTTCCTTGTATAGCCCCTCAACTCCTCGGGTTCTATGTCGGCAGCAGATAGTTCACTATATCAGCGTACCAAGGTCTgctctttgaatttttttcaactgCATGCACTTCCCGATGCAGATTCTCATCTACGAGGGAATCATGGTCAGGGTACAGCTTGTTGCATGCGACATTAACCTTTATATCGAAGGTGAGGGTCTTGGGATTTTGCTCTTCGCTTAGATCATCagaagtgtcgatcgacatactATCGTCGTCGATCGACCTTGTATTGTCGTAATCGATCGACATAGGATCTTTGTCGTCAGTTGACAGGTCCTTAGAAGTGAGACATACATTCCCGATAAATGAATCCGTTTGGTAAACGTTTTCAGTTGGTAAGAAATCATCGATAGGGACGTTGGTTTCTATTCTTATCCTGGAAAGATGATCTGCAACTCCGTTTTCTACTCCTTTTTTATCTTTAATCTCGATGTCGAATTCTTGAAGTAGATGGATCCATCGCAGGAGTCTTGGTTtcgcatctttcttttgcattaaatatttaattgcagCGTGGTCAGTATGGACGATGACTCGCGAACCGACCAGGTATTGGCGAAATTTTTCGAATGCATAAACTACGGCGAGCagttctttttttgttgttgcgTAATTCTTTTGTGCTTCGTCGAGTGTTCAACTGGCATAATAAACTGCATGTAGCTTTTTGTCTTACCTTTGGCCCAGAACTGCTCCTACAGCGAAATCACTCGCATCGCACATGATTTCGAAAGGAAGATTCCAGTCAGGTGCTTGTACGATGGGGGTGGTTATCAAAGCTTTCTTTATTTCCTCAAAAGAATTTACGCATTCTGGTGTGAAGTCGAATTTAACTTCTTTACAGAGGAGGGAAGTGAGAGGTCTAGCGCTTTTGCTAAAATCTTGTATGAACCTCCTGTAAAATTCGGCATgtccgagaaaacttctcacGTCTTTTACGTTTGTGGGTGCCGGCAGACCGGTCATTACTTCAATTTTCGCCCGATCTACTTCTATACCAGCAGCGGACACTTTATGTCCTAGGACGATTCCATCGTTAAccataaaatgacattttttccAATTTAGAGCgaggttcttttcttcacatcttgccaaaactttacataggttatcgagacagtttttgaaactggatccatatactgagaaatcgtccataaagACTTCCATGAAATTTTCTATCATATCagtaaagattgacatcatgcatcGTTGGAAGGTGGTAGGGGCATTACAAAGACCGAATGGCATTCTGCGGTATGCGAATATTCCATAAGGGCATGTAAAGGTGGTCTTCTCTTGATTATCAggatgtatagggatttggaaaaatccataGTATCCGTCAAGAAAACAATAGTATTGGTGATTTGCCAATCTTTCTAACATTTAATCAATGAAGGGTAAAGGGAAATGATCTTTTATGGTGGCAGTGTTTAGCTTCCTATAATCGATACACATTCGATGTCCAGTGACAGTTTACGTGGGAATGAGTTCGTCTTTGTCATTCTTCAATACAGTGATTCCGCCCTTTTTTGTACGACATGCACGGGGCTAACCCAATTGCTATCCGAAATCGGGTAAATGACTCCGGCATCTAGAAgtttaattatttcttttttaacaacTTCTTTCAAGTTCGGGTTCAGTCGCTTTTGGTGTTCCACTGACGATTTCGAACCTTCTTCTAGGTTAATCTGGTGCATGCACAGATCTGAAGAAATGCCAGGGATATCTTCGAGAGAGTGTCCGAGGGCTTTCCTATATTTGCGTAGTTTATTTAATAACAACGCAAGTTCTCCATTGGTGAGGTTGGCGTTCTCGATTACTGGGTATGAATCTTTATGGAGAAAAGCATATTTGAGTCCAGCGGGTAGCTGTTTCAACTCAATCTTTGGTGCCTTTTCGGGATCCCATTCCTTTAAGGaggatggttgtcgatcgacaactTTCATTAAATATCGATTGACGTTGATttctgataccactcaaattaccctaaggagtgaactactctctcaaataagaggttcagttgcagtacttagagatcgaatccacaaggagctagagaacctattaaatctagtcaggttattcattctaggtgtttgttgttttatggtttaaaagtaaataacaatcctaattgagcaagtctattgctcgactcacaagatgattggggtgtaactttattggaagatattagatgcagggtttctattcaggtgttagagattataatcctatagatgcctaacatttgcatgcatgatatattagagctcaactccttaatcacagtgatcagcgatggcaatgttaactggttaactaactagatcttggatctcaactgtcgtcttttgatcacaagaaagtgtcgatcgatgatcctatatggatatcgatcgatacacctttcgcaatatcgatcgattgtcagaagacaatatcgatcgatagcttctagctaagccctaggcgcgggttgataatgctcactagtctcctagatcagtggttagctctctctagcagtcctagcatgacagattagattcaggacaggatgatcaaggatgcttgacacatgcaaattcctaggttcatgttctagttagcaaggctaaaacaagcattaagaacaatcaatcaatgaatatcacaactcagAAAATCTATAGTTGTGGCTAATCcatctaacctatttgaaccctgaatctaacacgtaaactactcagacatagctaagcaattcatgacaaaaaatatagataaaaactgcattgaatagaatagatgaatcaatggagttccaatcacaaatctctctatgactttctctcctaaaactctctctctctctctctctctctctctctcgctgaaagtaagaatacaatggtggctaAAGCTCTCTTTTCCTCCTAACatttaggcaagtatataactattaggttaaaaactcgtcaggggtaatcttgtaatttggtaaAGCCTTgatttaaagtcggctggaaccaagtcgcgcatctcgcgtctcgacatcgatcgatggtacatgatgtacatcgatcgatggaacatgatgtacatcgatcgatcataatcttcaatcgtcaaggcttctcttctgtatccaGATCTGAATCTCCGCGGCTAGTATAATATTTAGAAGATATCTGAAATTTGGATATATAGAAGTCAAGAATCTGGAACCGGATACTCtaaatttttttggatattcGGATCCGTCCTACCATTATGTATGCCtgccaaaaaaaattcttgtaaCATACTCGTATTGATATTAAGTAGAAAATGCATATTCTCtagaaattattataattaaaattgtgCTATGTCATAGTAAGATATTATGAAATCAACCTTAAAAATTAGAGAAATGAATTGAAACACCATAAGttgactattattttttttagaaattattaaatatataattatctgTGAATGAAAAATATGAGATGATGAAagaaatgaaattaaaaaaaaaaatgtgagtttCATTCAGTTCACTTATTCacacagaaataaaaaaaaatatatatacttttttgttTCGTtccattaataaaatatataggatttttaacaattattcaattgataaatattttatggaaTTCTATGAACAATACATTTTAAATAGAATTATCCTACAAAATATTCCCTACGTttcataaagttacatattctagagagaaaaaattgtttcaaaaaaatctatttttgcataatgcatattttattaactaattgcaaacttcaaaaaacttaattgtacttattagatttttattgCTTAGAATTATGAAgaaagataattaaaaaaaattatataaatttaatgtgttttattaaaatgtgtgaaaaatctaaaatatgtactccctctgttttcaaaagtaagattttctagagtatgcacggttattaagaatttaataaatatttataatttaatttattttttactttattatacactttccaataactttctaccaatgaaatttaatcaattcaaatattctcaattaatatttctcaaaaatataaaaaaatatcttaataatataaaaaatctatttttgtggaacaagaaaaaattctaaaaaattttAGGTTCGGGAACCGAGGGAGTAGCATTTTGAAAGGAAGGGAGTAACATTTTTTGTGGCCTAAGGGAAAAGAGACTGAAATTTGACGCTAAGACAAGGGCTTGACTCGTTCAATGGGGGCATACGTGGGTCCTACAAAAGCTTTACTTAGGAATAAAAGTCATAATAAACACATTACAATGAAAGTAATCAACACACACAAGAATATTCTTCTCTTTCCCAATGTCCGTACAAAAGgtataataaacaaacaaaaaacttaaaacgcgTAAAACTTTTCTAATTTCACTCGGAGATACCAATCTCTACTTCAACAAATAATTAATGCCAACCAGTCTACATATAAAAGCAAATAGTTTGTAATAACATATATCTACAATAAAACGAGGTTTCCTTTTGTAGCAACACATACAACAATGGCGAAGGAGCTTACAGTTGGGTTTCGCTTCTATCCCACGGAAGACGAACTGATTGCGTTCTACCTAAGAAACCAGCTCGAAGGAAGGAGTGGTGACACAATACACCGTGTCATCCCAGTTCTGGATGTCTTTGAGGTCGAGCCTAGTCATCTTCCAAGTACGTGAGCCTCGCTAGAAATGTAGCTTTAAAATCATCAGTTAGTTCTTGAGTCATAAGGGGAAAATATATGTTAGGTTTTACTTTTATAGCACGTCGACTTGTTTCATTACTATAATATATGTGGTAGTGTTAGTCATGTATGGTCTGTGAAACTTATacgtttgttgttgtttttcaattttctttttgcaGATATTGCGGGAGATAGATGTCGAGGAGATGCTGAGCAATGGTTCTTCTTCGTGCCAAGACAAGAACGCGAAGCAAGAGGAGGCAGACCGAGCAGAACCACTGGTTCAGGGTACTGGAAAGCAACTGGATCACCTGGTCCAGTCTTTTCGAAAGATAACCGAATGATTGGAGTCAAGAAAACTATGGTTTTCTACACTGGAAAAGCACCAAcaggaagaaaaacaaaatggaAGATGAATGAATACAAAGCCGTTGATGAAACGTTCAACGTTTCCATAGTCCCCAAGGTTGCATATGTAAAGTTTTTTCTtgatattttaaagaaaatattcttgatcatataagtttttaattaatgagatattttcttgttttaatgTAGTTGAGACATGAATTCAGCTTATGTCGGGTCTACGTAACATCAGGAAACTCAAGAGCTTTTGATAGACGCCCAATGGGAATTTTTCAGGCAGAGAGAATGCTTACACGTGATGTTGCAGTTGGTGAGAGATCAGTTCGCGTGGAAAGCTCACCAGAAGCTTCGATGTCAGGAGGACATGGTTATCTCTTTGTGAATGGTGAGATGGTCGATGGTTTAACTGAACCAATTTGGGAATGGGAACAGCTGAGTTGGCCTTGAAGCTTGCGAGATTCATAATCAAGTAAATTGAAGTTACGtactgattttttttgtcacaaaaaaagttACGTACATTATTACGTAGTTGAATTTATGACcagaaagattatttttttgagcAATAATTTGAGCAAGAATAAATGACAAAAGGTAACTTTCTTTAATTTCGTTTTCTTAGAGAATGTAAAGTCATCGAGCATTTAGAACTTTAGAAACTCAAATGTCAAAACCGTGAAATTAGCTTAATTAAGAGGAAAAAGTCAACAGAGGAAAAAATAAGGGACAGAAACAAACCAAGGattaaattaccaaaataatactccctctgttttgatatgtaagtagttttagcaaaaaaaatgtttgtttcaaaatgtaagatGTTTACATAATCCAAAACAccttttacatttattatatattgtgtaaccaatcaaataattcatatttttttgttattggttgaatttatgtattaaatgctattttttcaaaagtaaaaaatttcttaatattcacacttttaactaaaactacttacaaataaaaacagagagagtattatATAGTAAGTAGGCTTTGATAGGCagaaagtagaaaaaaaaaacaatttacttGATCATGTTTCAATACCAAATATAAACTTTACATAACCGAAAAGAGCCAAAAggacaaaattgtttttttttatataagcgTTATCATAAAGGTTGAAAGTGGACAACGACTAAAAAGATTTTTGGTCGTCGATAGTTTGTCGTTAAAGAAAAACACAAGTTTTGGTTCTCTTacatatatactaaaattatcATATGATTAGGACATCACCCATGGAGGCTGTGCAGTAAAATTATAAACACATGCTTCGAATTGTAATTCTATTCACGAACTTATAAACTGAGGCTGAGGTTGAAATCAAGCTCGacaatatgttatatatatataatatattcctTCAAACCTATAGAATATAAAACCCTTAGAAAAACGATTACATTATGCGCGCTCAACGTGATGAAAGTTGTGATTCAGAGTACCTAGTAGGTAAACAAGTCAAATAACGGTATTTAGCCGTCAATTTAAATGATTGGTTTACGTCTACACCATGTGTGTGCAGTGTGCACGTACGTAAGAGATGATTAAATTGTTGTTTTCGAAAAGTTAGTACCATCAACGTTATAAGTTCATATCTAACAAGTAGTCAAGCCTCCTTAACCATGCTCAGCAACATTAATGCAATAACGATGACATATTCGGACAAGGCGACAACAAGCAATCCCCAGGAAATGAGGCAACACGAAAATCACTATTTTGTAATGTCTGTATACTTGCCATACTATAAAGGTTGAAAAGTGGACCAAGACTAAAAGGTTTTTTTTGGTCGTCGCTTGCTTGTTTTTGGGTATTCCTTTATCGGTTTCTGGGTATTCCTTTATCATTTCATCCACTTGGAAGAGTTCCTCTAATTGTATGAATTTTTCTAGAACGTTTTTTTCTTCAATATCATTCAAGAAAGTTTTGCATTGTCTAGTATTCCAAGTTTTCAAGCTTTTATTACAGCAGAGAGAGATCATCCAGGACAAAAAAACTAtagatgtaaaataaaaaaaagaattaatgcttttttttttttgcgattttgaATCTGTGAATTGTTAATGAACCTACCACATTTGTTGATTCTATTAGATCTACTATTTCTATCGAGCATGAGTTTCTATTCTAATTCAAATAGAATGTATTAAGCCTATAatcctttttatatttttttcgatCAATACTAAAAGACCTTAAaagaacaattaaaaaaatatgattttattctCGACACGAATAAACTGTCTTTCTTTTCTATCAAATATATCAAGAAAACAAGCATAAAAGAATAGATGAatgttcaattgaaaaaaaaaagaagcaattcTTTAGTTTTCCTTTCCACTGCCAAAGTATTTAGTCTTTAAACTTTCAAAATGAATTCATTTCAAAATACTTCAATTGGTACACGTAAGAAGTAAGCCAATTCAGCAGCTTTTTGCTCAATTTCTCGTGTAGTAAAATTCTCATCAGTACTAATTAAAGGAATATCCCATTGACCTCGAATTTCCATATAAAGGACACACCAAGCAGAAACACCCTCTTTAATTTCGATTCTGATGGGCTGGATATCTTTCATAAGGAATCGTAAAAAGATCCGACAGCTTTTTCCAGGAAATCCCTAACGAAAATATGTTCTATCCCTTCTTTTCGGTCGAAAACCACTACCCACATTCCACAAAATAGTGCACAACAAATAGAAACTAATAAAGAGACCCGCGATCCCATAGAAAGACATCACAATCCCTTGTGGAAAATATGATTTGCTGAGATGCAACTAACGATATAAAATTTCTACCAATAACTGGAAGTTTCAACCAATAAGAATCCCAATGAAGCTAAAAATAGGATAAAAGCCCAACAGAAATTACTTGTTTTTCGAGACCCTGTTACAAATTCTATCCATAGAGATTCTAATCGCCAACTCATATATATTTGATCCAGTTatacaattttttggaattgagaaaatatgactttcattttttttgttttcaaagtaACTCTCATCAGCTATAACTATTTTGTTGTGAACCTTTACCTTAGGAGTAATTCATATAATtgtttatatctaaaataataacATATCCTTCCTTTATATGATCCCCTATAActatatacatacaaataaatACATTGACTTGAATTTCATACAGCGGTCCGATGATGATCCATTTTTCAAAATAGTGCAAATTGAGTTACCCCATATAATATGTTTACACATGCATAAAagtttttttagttatgttTGTAGGAATCTATGTGTTATACAATATTCTACCAAATGGGTCTTATCAAATTGACGTTTTTTCGAAGGGAGTGATATGATTCGGTCTCATCCgatctaaaaaatcttatttttttgaatatgaagaaataaagaAGTCATTGCAAGTGCCGGAAAGACTAGGCCTACTAAAGGCACAAAAATAGAGTGTAAGTTGTTGAAAGTTGTCATAAAATGAGGTACctcaatttaatatttgtacttattattgttatatatatgaattcTAAAGATATCTTAGAATATCTtgtatttatttctattatatatattatataattatactagtatctttaagtaaatatatatataatactaatatGCAACCTAATAGAAATATATAGAACCTACtagaaatagaataaaaaaaatatgtacaaGAAACGCCAAACTAATTAAATGGACTTATTaatctttcaaaataaaatagatgtaTGATCATAATCTCCTTGTtagatttattattctttttgttctttttgtcttctaatctactaataatagcaatcccaaTTAATTTCAAAGGTTGTGAATCtcacttatgttgaaaggttgtgttttttctaaaagatgtcaaaaagttgtgtctttactAAAAGTTTAATTTTGGAAGGTTGTGTCTTCTCTAAAAATTGTCTAAATAGTTGTGTTTTTTCTTATGATGTAAATACTCAAAAATGTATTTGTACAATTCTTTGTGTTATGAGATGTGTGTAATGGGTTATGTTgtgtcattttttttgttgtaaaagaGAAATTTGataagttgtgactattcatataagtatcttttaaaaagtgaaaagttgtgactattcttataagtatcttttcaaaataattacctttaaattagaaaaatgcGACTATTCAAATTGAGgagttgtgactattcaaatagatttttaatatatataaatagtctCTGTCatgcatttttcaaaataaaattttcactaATCGAACTAATAAAATGGTGGAAAAAAAAGTTCTAAGCAGTTAATTGGATACAAATTTTTAGAAGACATTCAAATGAAAcgttataaacaaaaaatagtaggAAGAGTTTTAAGTGTTTGGATAGCTAAAAATCCAAAACGAAATAATGAAATCATTAGTCTAAATTTTCTTATACTAAATGAAAAGGTTTGTCTTTCCCACATGCAAATTTGTTTATATTCATTTCATGTTATTGTTGTGTCCTTGTTATTGTTGCTATtgtaaaacaaacaaacaaacccaTGAATAATAATATCccattttagtttatataaatgtttatgtatactactttattgttttatttgattttggttGCAGATTATCATGTTTATCATGTTTCCTACTGTTTTCTGACAATGAAGATTTTGACGGAGTAGGTTTCGGTAATCATAATTTGTCAAAAACTTAGTCGGTAAGTTCCGATCAAACTGTTGTCGGAATGTGATTGCTTTGTTCCGATGAGAAATCAAGCCGGTAATTTTCCGACAACTTGgtgtatttaattaaaaatcaaagtaaaactaaaattaataaaaccatCAGATATTTcattattataagaaaatttaatataaaattttcatcaataaaGTACTATATTTCCCACAAAGGCAGTGAAGGTGGGTGTGACAGAGGCGGTGATGGTAGAGGAGGAGTGAATTGCAATGGCAGTAGTGGTGGATGAGTTGCAGCGGTGGTGATGGAAGGAATTGCGGTGATGGCGGTGCAAAAAGTTGCGGCGGTAGAGGTGAACAGAGTTGCAGCGACGGTGAGGTTAACGGAGTTACAGTAGCGGTGGTGAATGGAGTTG
This genomic stretch from Brassica napus cultivar Da-Ae chromosome C9, Da-Ae, whole genome shotgun sequence harbors:
- the LOC125575497 gene encoding NAC domain-containing protein 90-like, which gives rise to MAKELTVGFRFYPTEDELIAFYLRNQLEGRSGDTIHRVIPVLDVFEVEPSHLPNIAGDRCRGDAEQWFFFVPRQEREARGGRPSRTTGSGYWKATGSPGPVFSKDNRMIGVKKTMVFYTGKAPTGRKTKWKMNEYKAVDETFNVSIVPKLRHEFSLCRVYVTSGNSRAFDRRPMGIFQAERMLTRDVAVGERSVRVESSPEASMSGGHGYLFVNGEMVDGLTEPIWEWEQLSWP